The Cryptococcus neoformans var. neoformans B-3501A chromosome 7, whole genome shotgun sequence genome window below encodes:
- a CDS encoding hypothetical protein (Match to ESTs gb|CF187718.1|CF187718, gb|CF187717.1|CF187717; HMMPfam hit to Mito_carr, Mitochondrial carrier protein, score: 233.8, E(): 3e-67), with product MADSDAPPRPPTFQRALISGAISGLSVDFMFFPLDTVKTRIQSSAGFWSSGGFKGVYRGVGSVGLGSAPGASAFFVTYEALKKRLPKYQVFANNSSLTHMVAASGAEYVSCLIRVPTEVVKSRTQAGAYGQGKSSLHSAISTMKYEGIRGFYRGFGITLTREIPFTSIQFPLYEFFKSFLSQHYLGGKRPTSYEAALCGSLAGGIAAACTTPLDVVKTRVMLEARVSASASGANVVNDVLPPKQPSPSVLSFPPRLLNILRTEGPTALFRGWVPRTFAISMGGAVFLGIYDLASNFGIKDEKEDKVA from the exons ATGGCTGACAGCGACGCCCCCCCCCGGCCGCCCACCTTCCAGAGGGCCCTCATA TCCGGCGCCATCTCGGGCCTCTCCGTAGACTTCATGTTCTTCCCTCTCGACACAGTCAAGACAAGAATACAGTCTTCAGCAGGCTTCTGGAGCTCGGGCGGATTCAAGGGCGTCTACCGGGGTGTAGGCAGTGTCGGTCTCGGCAGTGCGCCTGGAG CGtctgccttcttcgtcacGTACGAGGCCCTTAAAAAGCGACTGCCCAAGTATCAAGTGTTTGCCAACAACTCTTCTTTGACGCATATGGTAGCTGCTTCTGGAGCAGAATAC GTCTCATGTCTCATTCGAGTCCCTACAGAGGTTGTCAAGTCTCGTACGCAAGCCGGAGCATATGGTCAGGGCAAGAGCAGTCTCCATTCGGCCATCAGCACCATGAAGTATGAAGGTATCAGAGGGTTCTATCGCGGGTTCGGCATCACACTCACCCGAGAA ATACCCTTTACTTCTATCCAGTTCCCTTTATACGAGTTCTTCAAATCCTTTCTTTCCCAGCACTACCTCGGCGGTAAACGGCCTACCTCTTACGAAGCGGCTTTGTGCGGATCTCTTGCTGGCGGCATAGCAGCTGCCTGTACAACCCCGTTGGATGTCGTAAAGACCCGAGTCATGCTCGAAGCCAGA GTCTCGGCATCGGCGTCTGGCGCCAATGTTGTCAACGACGTCCTCCCTCCCAAACAACCGTCGCCATCAgttctctccttccctccccGTCTCCTCAACATCCTCCGCACAGAAGGTCCCACAGCCCTCTTCAGAGGATGGGTGCCTAGAACATTTGCCATCTCCATGGGAGGTGCAGTCTTTTTGGGTATTTATGATTTGGCAAGCAATTTCGGGATCAaagacgaaaaagaagataaagtGGCTTAG
- a CDS encoding hypothetical protein (HMMPfam hit to Acyl-CoA_dh, Acyl-CoA dehydrogenase, C-terminal domain, score: 121.9, E(): 1.5e-33; HMMPfam hit to Acyl-CoA_dh_M, Acyl-CoA dehydrogenase, middle domain, score: 83.4, E(): 5.8e-22; HMMPfam hit to Acyl-CoA_dh_N, Acyl-CoA dehydrogenase, N-terminal domain, score: 73.6, E(): 5e-19): protein MTAARSISPLLRKVTPSAGIVIAKRGMASTSKFAKYNWEDPLNMNSLLSEEELAIHETAKSFSQAQLLPRVTEAYRTENFDPAILREMGELGLLGATIQGYGCAGVSSVSYGLIAREIERVDSGYRSAMSVQSSLVMHPINEFGSDAQKDKYLPQLATGEIIGCFGLTEPNHGSDPSSMETTATKTSDGWVLNGSKTWISNAPVADLFVIWARVVENGEKGKVRGFLVEKGTAGLSAPAIKNKMSLRASITGSIFMEDVKVSDDAVLPKSNGLGSPFSCLNNARYGISWGVMGALEDCIARARDYAIERNQFKRPLASFQLIQKKLADASTAATLGLLGALQLGRLKDKGEWSSDMVSMMKRNNCGEALHHSRVLLDILGGNACSDEYHIGRHAANLQVANTYEGTNDIHALILGKAITGLQAFAN from the exons ATGACAGCCGCAAGGTCAATCAGCCCTTTGCTCAGGAAAGTAACACCCTCAGCGGGCATTGTCATTGCAAAGAGAGGAATGGCTTCCACTTCCA AATTCGCAAAGTATAACTGGGAG GACCCTCTCAACATGaactctctcctctcagAGGAAGAACTCGCGATTCA CGAGACAGCCAAGTCATTCTCCCAAGCCCAACTCCTTCCCCGTGTGACGGAAGCCTACCGCACT GAAAACTTTGATCCCGCAATCCTTCGGGAGATGGGCGAGCTTGGACTTTTGGGTGCTACAATCCAAGGATATGGGTGTGCTGGTGTATCCAGTGTCTCATATGGCCTAATTGCCCGAGAGATCGAACG GGTAGATTCAGGATACCGATCTGCTATGAGTGTCCAGTCTTCAT TGGTCATGCACCCCATCAATGAATTTGGCAGCGATGCCCAGAAGGACAAATACCTTCCTCAACTCG CTACTGGGGAGATTATTGGTTGCTTT GGTCTCACCGAACCCAACCACGGCTCTGATCCTTCTTCTATGGAGACCACCGCTACCAAAACATCCGACGGGTGGGTTCTTAACGGTAGCAAAACCTGGATCTCCAATGCTCCCGTGGCCGACTTGTTCGTCATTTGGGCTCGAGTAGTCGAAAACGGTgagaagggcaaggtgCGAGGTTTCTTGGTTGAGAAGGGCACGGCCGGCCTTTCTGCGCCTGCAATCAAAAACAAAATGTCACTCCGAGCATCCATCACAGGATCCATCTTCATGGAGGACGTCAAGGTCTCAGATGACGCCGTTTTACCAAAGTCTAACGGTCTGGGATCGCCGTTTTCTTGTCTAAACAACGCTAGATACGGTATCAGCTGGGGTGTGATGGGTGCTTTGGAGGACTGTATCGCCCGAGCTAGGGATTATGCTATTGAACG AAACCAGTTCAAACGACCTCTTGCGTCTTTCCAGCTCATTCAAAAGAAGCTTGCTGATGCGTCCACGGCTGCCACCCTCGGCCTTCTCGGTGCTCTCCAGCTCGGCAGGCTCAAGGACAAAGGGGAATGGTCGTCCGATATGGTTTccatgatgaagaggaacaaTTGCGGTGAAGCTTTGCACCACTCTAGGGTACTGCTTGATATTTTGGGTGGAAACGCTTGTAGTGATGA GTACCACATTGGAAGGCACGCTGCCAATTTACAAGTTGCCAACACTTACGAGGGAACAAAT GATATTCATG CTCTCATCCTTGGCAAGGCGATTACTGGCTTGCAGGCTTTTGCCAACTAA
- a CDS encoding hypothetical protein (HMMPfam hit to Smg4_UPF3, Smg-4/UPF3 family, score: 74.7, E(): 2.4e-19): protein MAPQLSTAAPRNKLVIRRLPPTLPEDIFWQSVSAWITDKNCLWKSFIKGKAGDSNYDSHPVYSRAYVLMADPESLVNFHRSEFQAVVEYAPFQKAPLKTKVKVDNRQGTIDEDPDYLSYIQSLNAPVTKPVLEVATPVAQPTTTPLLEHLRSQKSASKNKSKAAKTAQNQAQSSATAPESARRAAALASINAASQRRGGQTNTGPVMVAGKGREVMITPSSTPPVPDGAKQKQQGEQAQQGAKPEQADKEKKSRGGRKRNKGKDKQKEGVNSVPSGRQTPSAPSTSSTTTQAPLSGRPVRSARIDNPVPNMPSQSQFVPAPKTASGSARAPQAPAGKSGPGAGNNGEPRGNESGRGRQRGGRGRGGGGQPKTSSAGPQVKILSRNPVPPVGSGPRRGDREGAGSDAGAAFARIDM from the exons ATGGCGCCACAGCTCTCGACTGCTGCGCCTCGCAACAAACTCGTCATCCGCCGTCTTCCGCCCACTTTGCCCGAAGACATTTTTTGGCAATCAGTCTCAGCATGGATTACTGACAAGAATTGTCTCTGGAAAAGTTTCATAAAAGGAAAGGCAGGCGACAG TAATTACGACTCCCACCCCGTCTATTCCAGGGCATACGTGTTGATGGCGGATCCCGAATCCTTGGTAAACTTCCATC GTTCCGAGTTCCAAGCTGTCGTCGAGTATGCTCCGTTTCAAAAAGCTCCCCTCAAGACGAAAGTGAAAGTTGACAACCGACAAGGTACAATTGACGAAG ATCCAGACTATTTGTCATACATCCAAAGTCTTAATGCGCCAGTCACAAAGCCTGTTCTGGAAGTTGCCA CGCCGGTCGCCCAGCCCACTACAACTCCCCTCCTCGAGCATCTCCGCTCTCAAAAATCAGCAAGCAAGAACAAGTCCAAGGCAGCCAAGACTGCTCAAAATCAAGCCCAATCATCCGCTACTGCACCTGAATCTGCTCGACGAGCGGCCGCTCTAGCTTCTATCAACGCTGCTTCGCAGCGACGCGGTGGTCAGACAAACACCGGCCCAGTCATGGTGGCTGGGAAAGGTAGAGAAGTGATGATcactccttcttcgacaCCCCCTGTGCCTGATGGCGCTAAGCAAAAGCAGCAGGGCGAACAGGCTCAACAAGGCGCCAAACCCGAGCAAGCggacaaggagaaaaagtcaagaggcggaagaaagaggaataaaggaaaggataaacaaaaggaaggagtgaATAGCGTTCCAAGCGGGCGACAAACTCCTTCAGCCCCATCTACTTCGTCAACGACAACCCAAGCGCCTTTAAGTGGTAGACCTGTACGATCAGCACGCATCGATAATCCAGTCCCTAACATGCCCTCACAGAGCCAATTTGTCCCTGCCCCAAAAACAGCTTCTGGTTCCGCCAGGGCTCCACAGGCTCCAGCAGGAAAATCTGGGCCAGGTGCTGGTAATAACGGCGAACCGAGAGGTAATGAGTCTGGGCGTGGAAGACAACGCGGTGGTAGGGGACGGGGAGGTGGGGGCCAGCCGAAAACATCTTCTGCAGGCCCCCAAGTCAAGATTTTATCACGAAATCCAGTTCCGCCGGTCGGATCGGGTCCCCGGCGTGGCGATAGGGAAGGGGCTGGTTCTGATGCTGGCGCTGCTTTTGCTCGTATCGACATGTAA
- a CDS encoding hypothetical protein (Match to EST gb|CF184360.1|CF184360; HMMPfam hit to DUF706, Family of unknown function (DUF706), score: 525.4, E(): 5e-155): MPVPVTPAAQDFVRVDDPKGTKFDHISDAVDDINVAKLKANDKDNAYDESAFDSEKDKATFRQFVDSNESSRRFYIEQHTKQTVEFNLEARRKAFEKPRAVMGIWEAMELLNTLVDASDPDTSATQIQHLLQTSEAMRKDGKPEWMQVTGIIHDLGKLLYFFGSDGQWDVVGDTFVVGCEIPTDKIVYSDTFGDNPDLKHPTYSTKYGIYEPNCGLDKVMISWGHDEYLYMVCKEQSSLPQAALNMIRYHSFYPWHRERAYTYLESEADKQTLKDVLAFNPYDLYSKSDTLPDPVALRPYYEGLIAKFFPEKINW; this comes from the exons ATGCCCGTCCCTGTCACTCCCGCCGCTCAGGATTTCGTTCGTGTCGACG ACCCCAAGGGTACTAAGTTCGACCATATCTCCGACGCCGTCGATGACATCAATGTGGCCAAGCTCAAGGCGAATGACAAGGACAACGCCTATGACGAGTCCGCTTTCGATTCTGAGAAGGACAAAGCCACTTTCCGTCAATTTGTAGACAGCAATGAGAGTTCGCGACGCTTTTACAT CGAACAACACACCAAGCAAACCGTGGAGTTCAATCTAGAAGCTCGTCGCAAGGCTTTCGAGAAGCCCCGTGCCGTCATGGGAATTTGGGAGGCAATGGAGCTCCTCAACACTTTGGTCGACGCAAGTGACCCCGACACCAGTGCCACTCAGATCCAGCATCTCTTGCAGACCTCCGAGGCGATGCGCAAGGATGGGAAGCCGGAATGGATGCAGGTGACCGGTATCATCCACGACCTCGGCAAGCTCCTTTATTTCTTTGGTAGTGATGGACAGTGG GATGTTGTTGGCGATACCTTTGTCGTTGGATGCGAGATTCCTACCGATAAGATTGTCTATTCAGACACTTTCGGCGACAACCCCGATCTCAAGCACCCAACTTACTCGACGAAGTACGGTATCTACGAGCCCAACTGTGGTTTGGACAAAGTCATGATCAGCTGGGGACATGACGAGTACCTC TACATGGTCTGCAAGGAGCAGTCATCCCTCCCTCAGGCCGCTTTGAATATGATCCGATATCACTCTTTCTACCCCTGGCATCGCGAGAGGGCTTACACCTATCTTGAAAGTGAGGCAGACAAGCAGACTCTCAAGGATGTTCTTGCCTTCAACCCCTACGATCTCTACTCCAAGTCCGACACCCTTCCTGATCCCGTAGCTCTTCGCCCATATTACGAAGGGCTCATCGCCAAATTCTTCCCTGAGAAGATCAACTGGTAG
- a CDS encoding hypothetical protein (HMMPfam hit to PhyH, Phytanoyl-CoA dioxygenase (PhyH), score: 67.1, E(): 4.7e-17), which translates to MRVQTRTRLLQPFPKQEIERFGTICGQVTNASDYPLSVDVVNNVVIYAGDQLRQSLKKGIQVKEDIMAEFHQCLSSGPGILVIRGFVKDLDVIRRTNSVFSDIIQKEKEHAKGDHFAPAGNNDRIWNSFQKHAVADPSSFVEYYANELLDLVAEAWLGPGYQVAAQTNVIRPGGKAQEPHRDYHLGFQSEQVASRFPIASQIASAMLTLQGAVAHSPMPLRSGPTQLLPYSQQFDHGYLAYRRPEFVEFFHKYMVQNELEVGDAIFFNPALFHAAGENQTTDMYRIGNLLQISACWSKPMETVDRMSIIRAAWSHVQQYIAKAEGGVAASSSQALLKAICDGYSFPTNLDRDPPPADSHCPKTQLDCVTNGLIENWSRERLAEVLDELDWKRRA; encoded by the exons ATGCGAGTTCAAACAAGAACCAGGCTATTGCAACCGTTTCCAAAACAAGAAATTGAACGTTTTGGGACAATAT GCGGACAGGTTACGAATGCTTCTGATTACCCTTTGTCTGTCGATGTTGTGAACAATGTGGTGATCTATGCTGGAGACCAACTGCGCCAGTCCCTGAAGAAAGGAATTCaggtgaaggaggataTCATGGCAGAGTTTCACCAATGTTTATCCTCCGGTCCCGGTATACTGGTGATCAGAGGTTTTGTGAAGGACTTGGATGTAATCCGGAGAACGAACAGCGTGTTTAGTGACATCAttcagaaggagaaagaacacGCCAAGGGGGACCATTTCGCCCCTGCAGGCAACAACGATCGGATCTGGAACTCGTTTCAAAAACATGCTGTAGCTGATCCAAGTAGTTTTGTGGAATACTACGCCAACGAGCTGCT AGATCTGGTTGCCGAGGCTTGGTTAGGCCCAGGTTATCAAGTAGCAGCTCAGACCAACGTGATACGCCCCGGTGGAAAGGCGCAGGAACCGCACCGAGATTACC ACCTCGGTTTCCAATCCGAGCAGGTGGCTTCTCGATTCCCAATAGCATCTCAAATCGCTTCTGCAATGCTCACTCTGCAAGGGGCGGTAGCCCATTCGCCTATGCCTCTCCGCTCTGGTCCAactcagcttcttccctaTTCCCAGCAATTCGACCATGGCTACTTGGCTTATCGACGGCCCGAATTTGTCGAATTCTTCCATAAGTATATGGTTCAAAACGAGCTTGAAGTCGGAGATGCTATATTCTTCAATCCAGCGTTATTTCACGCTGCTGGAGAAAATCAAACGACTGACATGTACCGGATTGGGAACCTCTTGCAGATTTCAGCATGTTGGTCCAAGCCTATGGAAACCGTTGATCGGATGAGTATCATTCGGGCAGCGTGGTCCCATGTACAGCAATACATCGCCAAAGCTGAAGGCGGTGTGGcagcctcctcctctcaaGCATTGTTGAAGGCCATTTGTGATGGTTATTCATTTCCCACCAATCTAGATAGGGACCCACCGCCCGCAGATAGT CATTGCCCTAAGACCCAGCTTGATTGCGTTACCAATGGACTGATCGAAAACTGGTCTAGAGAGCGTCTAGCCGAGGTCTTGGATGAGCTAGACTGGAAACGCAGGGCCTAA